In a genomic window of Bordetella petrii:
- a CDS encoding cytochrome D1 domain-containing protein, whose amino-acid sequence MIRILLLLLASLLLGGCAQPALRGTGDLGVVIERATGSLQIIESSGRTSLGRVQGLGDLSHASVVFSRDQRYAYVFGRDGGLTKVDLLARRVDRRIVQGGNSIGGAISQDGTLIAVGNYEPGGVKVFDARTLAQVADIPASVVPGTQRRSRVVGVADAPGQRFIYSLFDTGEIWVADFSRAGEPLVTRHTGIGNQPYDALLTPDGRYYLAGLFGENGMAQLDLWHPERGVRRVLDHYGRGERKLPVYKMPHLEGWTVAGARTFVPAVGHHQVLAMDTGSWRQAAAIDVAGQPVFVMARPDGRQVWVNFAHPDNDVVQVIDTDTLRVVATLRPGPAVLHMEFTARGDQLWMSVRDGGEIQVWDPYSLQRTATLPADSPSGIFFTSRAHATGL is encoded by the coding sequence ATGATCCGCATCCTGCTGCTCTTGCTGGCCAGCTTGTTGCTGGGCGGTTGCGCGCAGCCCGCGCTGCGCGGTACCGGCGATCTCGGCGTCGTCATCGAGCGTGCCACCGGCAGCCTGCAAATCATTGAAAGCTCTGGCCGCACCAGCCTGGGCCGCGTGCAGGGCCTGGGCGACCTGTCGCACGCCTCGGTGGTATTTTCGCGGGACCAGCGCTACGCCTACGTGTTCGGCCGCGACGGCGGGCTGACCAAAGTCGACCTGCTTGCCCGGCGCGTCGACCGGCGCATCGTGCAGGGCGGCAACAGCATAGGCGGCGCGATCAGCCAGGACGGCACCCTGATCGCCGTGGGCAACTACGAACCCGGCGGCGTCAAGGTGTTCGACGCACGCACGCTGGCGCAAGTGGCCGATATCCCAGCCAGCGTAGTACCCGGCACCCAGCGCCGTTCGCGTGTCGTGGGCGTTGCCGACGCGCCTGGCCAGCGCTTCATCTACAGCTTGTTCGACACCGGCGAAATCTGGGTGGCCGACTTCAGCCGCGCCGGCGAGCCCCTGGTCACGCGCCATACCGGCATCGGCAACCAGCCGTACGACGCCCTGCTCACTCCCGACGGCCGCTATTACCTGGCCGGCCTGTTCGGCGAAAATGGCATGGCGCAACTCGACCTGTGGCATCCAGAACGGGGCGTGCGACGCGTGCTTGACCACTACGGACGCGGCGAACGCAAGCTTCCGGTGTACAAAATGCCGCACCTCGAAGGCTGGACGGTCGCGGGCGCCCGAACCTTCGTACCGGCGGTCGGCCACCACCAGGTGCTGGCCATGGACACCGGCTCCTGGCGCCAGGCCGCCGCCATCGACGTAGCGGGGCAACCCGTGTTCGTCATGGCCCGCCCCGACGGCCGCCAGGTATGGGTGAACTTCGCGCATCCCGACAACGACGTGGTGCAGGTCATCGACACCGATACCCTGCGTGTGGTCGCCACGCTGCGGCCCGGCCCCGCCGTGCTGCACATGGAATTCACCGCCCGCGGCGACCAGCTATGGATGTCCGTGCGCGACGGCGGCGAAATCCAGGTATGGGACCCCTATTCGCTGCAACGCACCGCCACGCTGCCGGCAGACAGCCCCAGCGGCATCTTCTTTACCAGCAGGGCTCATGCAACCGGCCTGTGA
- a CDS encoding Lrp/AsnC family transcriptional regulator, with the protein MQPACDTVFDDLALRAANAYQHGMPLCARPYQAMAQALGCSEAQLLDCLARLREHGMLNRVGPVFDHRQAGASTLAALAVPPRDIDNVAARVSEYPEVNHNYLRTHRYNLWFVITAPCRARIDQILAEIATTTGLVPLDLPMVQAYRVDLGFPLEAPA; encoded by the coding sequence ATGCAACCGGCCTGTGACACCGTCTTCGACGACCTGGCACTGCGGGCCGCGAACGCGTACCAGCATGGCATGCCGCTATGCGCGCGGCCCTACCAGGCCATGGCGCAGGCACTGGGGTGCAGCGAGGCGCAGTTGCTCGACTGCCTGGCGCGCCTGCGGGAACACGGCATGCTGAACCGGGTCGGCCCGGTGTTCGACCACCGCCAGGCGGGCGCCAGCACCCTGGCCGCCCTGGCTGTACCGCCGCGCGACATCGACAACGTGGCGGCGCGCGTCAGCGAATATCCCGAAGTGAACCACAACTACTTGCGCACCCATCGCTACAACCTCTGGTTCGTCATCACCGCGCCCTGCCGCGCCCGTATCGACCAGATCCTCGCCGAGATCGCCACGACCACCGGACTGGTCCCGCTCGATCTTCCCATGGTGCAGGCCTACCGCGTCGACCTCGGTTTCCCGCTGGAGGCGCCGGCATGA
- the ahbB gene encoding siroheme decarboxylase subunit beta produces MTRVPSLAPSQALQLRRLLETGLPLTARPYQQLAAEISATEDAVLDQMRQWNDDGLFRRIGLVLNHRALGFRANAMLVIDVPDHLVDQAGQQLGHAPGVNLCYQRPRRLPHWPYNLFCMVHGQQRTDVRQQVGQLLRQAGLNHLPHRLLFSARAFKQGGGRYVLEGSHG; encoded by the coding sequence ATGACGCGCGTCCCGTCGCTTGCCCCCTCCCAGGCGCTGCAGCTGCGGCGCCTGCTCGAAACCGGGCTGCCGCTGACGGCGCGGCCTTACCAGCAGCTGGCCGCAGAAATCAGCGCCACCGAAGACGCCGTGCTCGACCAGATGCGGCAATGGAACGATGACGGCCTGTTCCGCCGCATCGGCCTGGTGTTGAATCATCGCGCCCTGGGTTTTCGGGCCAACGCCATGTTGGTCATCGACGTACCCGACCATCTGGTCGACCAGGCCGGCCAGCAACTTGGCCACGCCCCCGGCGTCAATCTCTGCTACCAGCGCCCGCGCCGCCTGCCCCACTGGCCCTACAACCTGTTCTGCATGGTGCACGGCCAGCAGCGTACAGATGTCCGGCAGCAGGTCGGCCAGCTGCTTCGACAGGCGGGCCTGAATCATCTGCCGCACCGTCTGCTGTTCAGCGCGCGCGCCTTCAAGCAAGGCGGCGGCCGTTACGTCCTGGAAGGTTCGCATGGATGA
- a CDS encoding Lrp/AsnC family transcriptional regulator — protein sequence MDELDRLLLNRLQHGLPLVPRPWDALSAELGVPAAQLRARVRAWLDDGTLTRFGPMFDVEPLGGAFTLAALCVPSARIDEVAGMLAAMPEVAHNYLRDHTWNMWFVLACPSQREIARVIERIEQRTGLAVLNLPKEQTYHVGLHFPV from the coding sequence ATGGATGAACTCGACCGGCTCCTGCTGAACCGGCTGCAGCATGGCCTGCCGCTGGTGCCGCGGCCATGGGATGCCCTGAGCGCCGAACTCGGAGTGCCGGCGGCGCAGTTGCGCGCCAGGGTGCGCGCCTGGCTGGACGACGGCACGCTGACCCGCTTCGGCCCCATGTTCGACGTAGAACCTCTCGGCGGCGCCTTTACGCTGGCAGCATTGTGCGTGCCCTCGGCGCGCATCGACGAAGTCGCCGGCATGCTGGCCGCCATGCCCGAGGTCGCGCACAACTACCTGCGTGACCACACCTGGAATATGTGGTTCGTACTGGCCTGTCCGTCGCAGCGCGAGATCGCGCGCGTTATTGAACGCATCGAGCAGCGCACGGGCCTGGCCGTGCTCAACCTGCCCAAAGAGCAAACCTATCATGTCGGCCTGCATTTCCCCGTCTGA
- the ahbB gene encoding siroheme decarboxylase subunit beta translates to MSACISPSDALLAERLIQLTEAGLPLVADPWTWLGVRLGLSPSATLALLRRLVDAGAIRRIAAVPNHYRLGYVHNGMTVWDVDDEKIDRLGAQVGALPFVSHCYRRPRRRAWRYNLFAMVHGRSAAEIEQYREHIRALLGRSTLADDMLVSTRILKKTGLRLAPAR, encoded by the coding sequence ATGTCGGCCTGCATTTCCCCGTCTGACGCCCTTTTGGCCGAGCGACTGATCCAGCTTACCGAGGCCGGCCTGCCGCTGGTGGCCGACCCCTGGACCTGGCTGGGAGTACGGCTGGGCCTCAGTCCGTCCGCCACGCTGGCCCTGCTGCGCCGCCTGGTGGACGCGGGCGCCATACGCCGAATCGCAGCAGTGCCCAACCATTACCGCCTGGGCTATGTGCACAACGGCATGACGGTCTGGGATGTCGACGACGAAAAAATCGACCGGCTCGGCGCGCAAGTCGGCGCGCTGCCCTTCGTCAGCCACTGCTACCGGCGGCCGCGCCGGCGGGCCTGGCGCTACAACCTGTTCGCCATGGTGCATGGGCGCAGCGCCGCCGAAATCGAGCAGTATCGGGAACACATCCGCGCACTGCTCGGCCGCTCCACACTTGCCGACGACATGCTGGTCAGCACGCGCATCCTGAAGAAAACCGGCCTGCGCCTGGCGCCGGCCCGCTAG
- the nirJ gene encoding heme d1 biosynthesis radical SAM protein NirJ, translating into MLRISHYLRALAQPEAAPASGGPATPVLRPPVVIWNLLRRCNLTCKHCYATSADSPFRNELNTEEALRVIDDLHDAGVRVLILSGGEPLLRPDLFQLAGHARVKGFFVALSSNGTLIDAHNIEQIAAAQFDYVGISIDGLQEVHDAWRQMPGSFAAAMRAIDLCRRHGIRVGLRTTLTQHNSEQLPAILGLMREHGVQKFYLSHLNYSGRGKRSSKFDAQRQITRDAVHLLFERAWADIGAGLDTDFVTGNNDADAILLLQWVQRRMPQHAARLESMLRAWGGNASGSGIANIDNTGDVHPDTYWWQHQVGNVRRQSFRDIWITHPHPLLQQLRQHPRPVGGRCASCRWLPVCNGNTRTRAWAAGDLWGADPGCHLSDTEIEPPAAQSCAPARQPA; encoded by the coding sequence ATGTTGAGAATCAGCCACTACCTGCGCGCCCTTGCCCAACCGGAAGCCGCGCCGGCATCTGGCGGCCCCGCCACGCCCGTCCTGCGCCCTCCCGTGGTCATCTGGAACCTGCTCAGGCGCTGCAACCTCACCTGCAAACATTGCTATGCCACCTCGGCCGACAGCCCGTTCCGCAATGAGCTGAACACCGAAGAAGCGCTGCGCGTCATCGACGACCTGCACGACGCCGGCGTGCGCGTGCTGATCCTGTCCGGCGGCGAGCCCCTGCTGCGCCCCGACCTCTTCCAGCTTGCCGGCCACGCGCGCGTAAAAGGCTTTTTCGTGGCCTTGTCCAGCAACGGCACCCTGATCGACGCGCACAACATCGAACAAATCGCGGCGGCGCAGTTCGACTACGTCGGCATCAGCATCGATGGCCTGCAAGAGGTTCACGATGCCTGGCGCCAGATGCCCGGCAGCTTTGCCGCGGCCATGCGGGCCATCGACCTGTGCCGCCGACATGGCATTCGCGTCGGCCTGCGCACCACGCTTACGCAGCACAACAGCGAACAACTTCCCGCCATCCTCGGCCTGATGCGCGAGCATGGCGTGCAGAAATTCTATTTGTCGCACCTGAACTACAGCGGCCGCGGCAAACGCAGCAGCAAGTTCGACGCCCAGCGCCAGATAACGCGCGACGCGGTGCATTTGCTGTTTGAGCGCGCCTGGGCCGACATCGGCGCCGGCCTCGACACCGATTTCGTCACCGGCAACAACGATGCCGACGCCATCTTGCTGCTGCAATGGGTGCAACGGCGCATGCCGCAGCACGCCGCGCGGCTCGAGAGCATGCTGCGCGCCTGGGGCGGCAACGCCTCAGGCAGCGGCATCGCCAATATCGACAACACCGGCGACGTGCATCCCGACACTTACTGGTGGCAGCACCAGGTCGGCAACGTACGGCGGCAATCCTTCCGCGATATCTGGATCACCCATCCACATCCCTTGCTGCAGCAGTTGCGCCAACATCCCCGTCCCGTGGGCGGGCGCTGCGCAAGCTGCCGATGGCTGCCCGTCTGCAATGGCAACACCCGCACGCGCGCCTGGGCGGCGGGCGATCTGTGGGGCGCAGACCCCGGCTGCCATCTCAGCGACACGGAAATCGAACCGCCGGCCGCCCAGTCCTGCGCCCCGGCCAGGCAGCCGGCCTGA
- the cobA gene encoding uroporphyrinogen-III C-methyltransferase, whose product MTLPDCVLPHPITLPPALQRTFRPGEVALVGAGPGDPGLLTVAAWSLLLQADALVYDRLVSQALLDLLPTSCRHYYVGKASGRHSLPQEEINELLLRLARHGMRVARLKGGDPFIFGRGGEEIDFLLTHGVDCQLVPGVTAASGCTAYAGIPLTHRGVAHSCQFITGHVQGNGTLALPWHTMTDPGCTLVFYMGLGSLEEISRELIAAGRPADTPAMLVANGTRHDQRMLRGTLRNLGDMARSHRLGTPTLTVVGHVVDLMADRDTEYPGRLRANLRPLPNLQEQLCG is encoded by the coding sequence ATGACCCTTCCCGACTGCGTCCTGCCTCATCCCATTACCCTGCCCCCCGCGCTGCAGCGCACGTTCCGCCCGGGCGAAGTGGCCCTGGTGGGCGCAGGCCCCGGAGACCCCGGTCTGCTCACCGTGGCTGCCTGGAGCCTGCTGCTGCAGGCCGACGCGCTCGTCTACGACCGTCTGGTCAGCCAGGCCTTGCTCGACCTGCTGCCTACTTCCTGTCGCCACTATTACGTTGGCAAGGCCAGCGGCCGCCACAGCCTGCCCCAGGAAGAAATCAACGAACTGCTGCTGCGGCTGGCGCGTCACGGCATGCGGGTGGCGCGCCTGAAAGGCGGCGACCCCTTCATTTTCGGGCGCGGCGGCGAAGAAATCGACTTCCTGCTCACGCACGGCGTTGATTGCCAGCTGGTGCCTGGCGTCACCGCGGCTTCTGGCTGTACCGCCTACGCCGGCATTCCGCTCACGCACCGGGGCGTGGCGCATTCTTGTCAGTTCATCACCGGCCACGTCCAGGGCAATGGCACGCTGGCGCTGCCTTGGCACACCATGACCGACCCGGGCTGCACGCTGGTGTTCTACATGGGTCTGGGCAGCCTCGAAGAAATCTCGCGCGAACTCATTGCCGCTGGCCGGCCGGCCGACACGCCCGCCATGCTGGTGGCCAACGGCACGCGCCACGACCAGCGCATGCTGCGCGGCACCCTGCGCAACCTGGGCGACATGGCGCGCAGCCATCGCCTGGGCACGCCCACCCTCACCGTGGTGGGCCATGTTGTCGACCTCATGGCCGACCGCGACACCGAATACCCCGGCCGGCTGCGGGCCAACCTGCGGCCATTGCCCAATCTACAGGAGCAGCTATGCGGCTGA
- a CDS encoding cytochrome D1 domain-containing protein: MRLSTSLLLLAAWLPSGAALAQNAAQLYQQHCETCHGADRLGGTGPALLPESLARIKRTEALQTIRQGRPASQMAGFDQVLDAAQTEALADYLYQPPATPPTWSDADIGASHRQLANPGTLPDTPQHGADPLNLFVVVEAGNHHVVILDGDQFEPLARFPSHFALHGGPKFSPDGRYVYFASRDGWISKYDLHNLTMVAEIRAGLNTRNLAVSGDGRWVLVGNYLPGGLVLLDARDLSLVGSIATPLADGMPSRVSAVYTAPRRQSFVVALKDVQEVWELSYAGQPDFIPRRIPARDFLDDFSFTPDHRYLLATSRKAHGGQVIDLDSGATIRDIALPGMPHLGSGIYWQRGDSWVFATPNISKGLISVLDLHTWNVIKEIPTEGPGFFMRSHRNSPYAWTDVFFGPDNDAVHLIDKQTLAVAHTLRPMPGKNAAHVEFTRDGRYLLLSVWDTDGALIIYDSHSLQEIKRIPMNKPSGKYNVGNKIEYAEGTSH, translated from the coding sequence ATGCGGCTGAGCACCAGCCTGTTGCTGCTGGCAGCCTGGCTGCCGTCCGGAGCGGCCCTGGCGCAAAACGCCGCGCAGCTTTACCAGCAGCATTGCGAAACCTGCCATGGCGCCGACCGCCTGGGCGGCACGGGGCCGGCCCTGCTGCCAGAAAGCCTGGCGCGCATCAAGCGCACCGAGGCATTGCAAACCATCCGGCAAGGCCGTCCGGCCAGCCAGATGGCCGGCTTCGACCAGGTGCTCGACGCCGCGCAAACCGAAGCCCTGGCCGACTACCTGTACCAGCCGCCCGCCACCCCGCCCACCTGGAGCGATGCCGACATTGGCGCCAGCCACCGTCAACTGGCCAACCCAGGCACGCTGCCTGACACTCCGCAGCATGGCGCCGATCCGCTCAACCTGTTCGTCGTGGTCGAGGCCGGCAATCATCATGTCGTCATACTCGACGGCGACCAGTTCGAGCCGCTGGCCCGATTCCCGTCGCACTTCGCCCTGCACGGCGGCCCCAAGTTCTCGCCCGACGGCCGCTACGTCTACTTTGCGTCGCGCGACGGCTGGATCAGCAAGTACGACCTCCACAACCTGACTATGGTGGCCGAGATCCGCGCCGGGCTCAACACCCGCAACCTGGCCGTCAGCGGCGACGGCCGCTGGGTGCTGGTCGGCAATTACCTGCCGGGCGGGCTGGTGCTGCTCGATGCTCGCGACCTGTCTCTGGTGGGCAGCATCGCCACGCCACTGGCCGATGGCATGCCCTCGCGCGTAAGCGCGGTGTATACGGCGCCGCGGCGCCAGAGTTTCGTGGTCGCCCTGAAAGACGTTCAGGAAGTCTGGGAACTTTCCTATGCCGGTCAGCCCGATTTCATCCCGCGCCGGATTCCGGCCCGCGACTTCCTCGACGACTTCTCCTTCACGCCCGACCATCGCTACCTGCTCGCCACTTCGCGCAAGGCCCATGGCGGCCAGGTCATCGACCTGGACAGCGGCGCCACCATCCGCGACATCGCCCTGCCGGGCATGCCGCACCTGGGTTCGGGCATTTACTGGCAACGCGGCGACAGCTGGGTGTTCGCCACGCCCAACATCAGCAAGGGGCTGATCTCGGTGCTTGACCTGCATACCTGGAACGTCATCAAGGAAATCCCCACCGAAGGGCCCGGCTTCTTCATGCGCAGCCACCGCAACTCGCCCTATGCCTGGACCGACGTCTTCTTCGGCCCCGACAACGACGCCGTGCACCTGATCGACAAGCAGACGCTGGCCGTGGCCCACACGCTGCGGCCCATGCCCGGCAAGAACGCCGCCCATGTCGAGTTCACCCGCGACGGACGCTACCTGCTGCTCAGCGTCTGGGACACCGACGGCGCGCTGATCATCTACGACAGCCACAGCTTGCAAGAGATCAAGCGCATTCCCATGAACAAACCCTCCGGCAAGTACAACGTGGGCAACAAGATCGAGTACGCCGAGGGCACATCGCACTGA
- the ccmA gene encoding cytochrome c biogenesis heme-transporting ATPase CcmA — MQAPLAAHPNPRAGVAPLLSASGLACERGERRLFRRLHLTLAPGDMLQVSGPNGSGKTSLLRLLAGLLRPAAGSVHWHGPAARRLLWIGHAAGIKGLLTAHENLSWLGALHAPTARDAIWQALAAAGLAGFEDVPCHALSAGQQRRVALARLYLPGGPPLWILDEPFTALDRQGVAQLEQHLAAHCAGGGVVVLTSHHQLAHRPPAYRELDLGQYAA; from the coding sequence ATGCAAGCGCCCTTAGCCGCTCACCCAAACCCGCGCGCCGGCGTAGCGCCACTGCTCAGCGCCTCGGGCCTGGCCTGCGAACGCGGCGAACGGCGGCTGTTCAGACGGCTGCACCTGACGCTGGCGCCCGGCGACATGCTGCAGGTCAGCGGCCCCAACGGCAGCGGCAAAACCAGCCTGCTGCGCCTCTTGGCTGGCCTGCTGCGGCCGGCGGCCGGCAGCGTGCACTGGCACGGCCCCGCGGCCCGCCGCCTGCTGTGGATCGGCCATGCGGCCGGCATCAAGGGTCTGTTGACCGCACACGAAAACCTCTCATGGCTGGGCGCCCTGCACGCGCCGACGGCGCGCGACGCCATCTGGCAGGCGCTGGCCGCGGCCGGCCTGGCCGGCTTCGAAGATGTGCCTTGCCACGCCTTGTCGGCCGGACAGCAGCGGCGCGTGGCGCTGGCGCGCCTGTACCTGCCCGGCGGCCCGCCGCTGTGGATTCTCGACGAACCCTTTACCGCGCTCGACCGGCAGGGCGTGGCGCAACTTGAACAACACCTGGCCGCGCACTGTGCGGGCGGCGGCGTTGTGGTGCTGACCAGCCATCACCAGCTGGCTCACCGTCCGCCGGCCTACCGCGAGCTTGATCTCGGACAGTACGCCGCATGA
- the ccmB gene encoding heme exporter protein CcmB, protein MNKIFILLFIRELNLLCRRPAELANPLVFFALVTALFPLAVGPQSQLLQRMAPGILWVAALLAVLLSLDSLFRSDLDDGSLEQWLLSPHPMPILVLAKVAAHWLGSGLALVMLAPLLALMLGLPAGCLPVLMASLLLGTPVLSLLGAVGAALTVSLRRGGLLLALLILPLYIPVLILGSGALQATLQGLPALGHLLWLGCLAALALALAPFAIAAGLTISAGE, encoded by the coding sequence ATGAACAAGATCTTTATCCTCTTATTCATCCGTGAGCTGAATCTGCTATGCCGCCGTCCTGCGGAACTTGCCAATCCCCTGGTTTTCTTTGCCTTGGTCACCGCCTTGTTTCCCCTGGCGGTGGGGCCGCAAAGCCAACTACTGCAGCGCATGGCCCCCGGCATCCTGTGGGTGGCGGCGCTGCTGGCGGTGCTGCTTTCGCTCGACAGCCTGTTCCGCTCCGACCTGGACGACGGTTCGCTCGAACAATGGCTGCTGTCGCCGCATCCCATGCCCATACTGGTGCTGGCCAAGGTGGCGGCGCATTGGCTGGGCAGCGGCCTGGCGCTGGTCATGCTGGCGCCCTTGCTCGCCCTGATGCTGGGCTTGCCGGCCGGCTGCCTGCCCGTGCTGATGGCGTCGCTGCTGCTCGGCACGCCGGTACTCAGCCTGCTGGGCGCCGTGGGCGCGGCGCTTACCGTTTCCTTGCGCCGCGGCGGGCTCTTGCTAGCACTGCTGATCCTGCCGCTGTACATACCCGTGCTTATCCTGGGCAGCGGCGCCCTGCAAGCCACGCTGCAAGGCCTGCCGGCCCTCGGCCATCTGCTGTGGCTAGGTTGCCTGGCCGCGCTGGCGCTGGCGCTGGCTCCGTTCGCCATTGCAGCCGGCTTGACCATCAGCGCCGGCGAATGA
- a CDS encoding heme ABC transporter permease: MNWTWLHRLGSPKWFYRISGRCLPWLAGAGAVLIAAGLVWGLVFAPSDYQQGHSFRIIYVHVPAALLAQSVYIMLAVAGAVGLVWKIKLADVALQQAAPIGAWMAVIALVSGALWGKPTWGAYWVWDARLTSMLILLFLYFGIIALGQAIAHRQSAARACALLAVVGVVNIPIIKYSVVWWNTLHQPATFSLAQKPAMPPQMWLPLLVATLGFYCFFAAVLLSRMRLEVLKREADARWVGDEIARLLEKGPA; the protein is encoded by the coding sequence ATGAACTGGACCTGGCTGCACCGATTGGGATCGCCCAAGTGGTTCTACCGCATCAGCGGACGCTGCCTGCCCTGGCTGGCCGGCGCCGGCGCCGTGCTGATTGCCGCCGGGCTGGTCTGGGGCCTGGTCTTCGCGCCGTCCGATTACCAGCAGGGTCACAGCTTCCGCATCATCTATGTGCATGTACCGGCCGCCCTGTTGGCGCAGTCCGTCTACATCATGCTGGCCGTCGCGGGCGCGGTGGGCCTGGTCTGGAAAATCAAGCTCGCCGACGTAGCCTTGCAGCAAGCCGCCCCCATCGGCGCCTGGATGGCCGTGATCGCCCTGGTCAGCGGCGCCTTATGGGGCAAGCCCACCTGGGGCGCCTACTGGGTCTGGGACGCGCGCCTGACCTCGATGCTGATCCTGCTGTTCCTCTACTTCGGCATCATCGCGCTGGGGCAGGCCATTGCGCATCGCCAAAGCGCGGCGCGCGCCTGTGCGCTGCTGGCCGTGGTGGGGGTGGTGAACATCCCCATCATCAAATACTCGGTCGTCTGGTGGAACACCCTGCATCAACCCGCCACGTTCTCGCTGGCCCAAAAGCCCGCCATGCCGCCGCAGATGTGGCTTCCGCTGCTGGTGGCGACGCTCGGCTTCTATTGCTTCTTCGCCGCCGTGCTGCTGTCGCGCATGCGGCTCGAAGTACTCAAGCGCGAAGCCGACGCGCGCTGGGTCGGCGACGAAATCGCGCGCCTGCTCGAAAAAGGCCCCGCATGA
- the ccmD gene encoding heme exporter protein CcmD, with translation MTPFVSLNDFLAMDGHGIFVWASYALCLALLAWNALLPLLARRRYLKLLARRLRREAAR, from the coding sequence ATGACTCCCTTCGTCTCGCTGAACGACTTTCTCGCCATGGACGGCCATGGCATTTTTGTGTGGGCCTCGTACGCCCTGTGCCTGGCGCTATTGGCCTGGAACGCGCTGCTGCCGCTGCTGGCGCGGCGCCGCTATCTCAAATTACTGGCACGGCGACTGCGCCGCGAGGCGGCACGATGA
- the ccmE gene encoding cytochrome c maturation protein CcmE, giving the protein MTPQRKRRLVMLAALAGGVGVAVALALAALQQNINLFYSPSQIAAGEAPLHTRIRAGGLVQDGSLRRAPDSLAVQFGITDGVQQVLVRYDGILPDLFREGQGIVALGKLDAQGMLQADEVLAKHDQNYMPPEAAHALKQGAATSGGTPAAEPQP; this is encoded by the coding sequence ATGACCCCCCAGCGCAAGAGACGGCTGGTCATGCTGGCGGCCCTGGCAGGTGGGGTGGGCGTCGCCGTCGCGCTGGCTCTGGCCGCCCTGCAGCAGAATATCAACCTGTTTTATTCCCCCAGCCAGATCGCCGCCGGCGAAGCGCCGCTGCACACACGCATCCGCGCCGGCGGCCTGGTGCAAGACGGGTCGCTGCGCCGCGCGCCGGACAGCCTGGCGGTGCAGTTCGGCATTACCGACGGCGTTCAGCAGGTACTCGTGCGCTACGATGGCATCCTGCCCGACCTGTTCCGCGAAGGCCAGGGCATCGTCGCCCTGGGCAAGCTTGATGCGCAGGGCATGCTGCAAGCCGATGAAGTGCTGGCCAAGCACGACCAGAACTACATGCCTCCCGAAGCGGCGCACGCCCTGAAGCAAGGCGCGGCCACGTCGGGCGGCACACCCGCCGCGGAGCCGCAACCATGA